One Flavobacterium cerinum genomic window, GAACGGAGATTTCAGAAAGTGATGTAAAAATGTTTGCAAGTAAATAATTTAAAAGAAAGGGGAATCCTTCTTTTTTTGTAATAGTAGTATGAAATTAAAAAAGATAGACGAAAAACTAGCGCTGGCATTAGAAGAAAACGGAATTACCGAGCCGAATGAAATCCAGAAAGACTGTTTCGGAACGTTAAAAAGCGGCGCAGATGCTGTTGTAATTATGGCTGATAGCGGAGGAAAATCCACTACAATTGTTTATACCGTAATCCAAAAACTCGAAAAAGCAGAAGGGGAATCCACACGGGCTGTGGTCATTGTAAAAGATAAAGAAGAAGTGTTGGAAATGGTTGAATTGTTTAAGAAATTCGGACATTATCACAACCTGCGTGTTTTCGGAGTTCATGATAAAGGCGATATCGATTACGATAAAAATCAGATTTCGTTGGGGATGGACATTCTGGTAGGAACACCTAATAAGATTAATGCGATGTTCTCATCAGCCGGATTCAATATGAATACAGTAAAATTGTTTATTGTAGATGATGCAGATGAATTGTTCCGGGCACGAATGGATGCGATAGTATTGCGATTGTCAACCAGTATCGAAAAAACACAACGCGTTTTCTTTGCTCATGCGCTGACGGAACGTGTTGAAGCTATGGCCGATAAAATTATGATTGAGCCTGTATTGTTCGGATTGGAAGAATACGACGAAGAAGCAGAAGATGAAAATTTATATATCTGATAAAGTTATAAAGCCGGTTGATTCCGGCTTTTTTATTTCCGAAAACTTAGCGGTAAAATCCAGTGTAACTGACTAATAAAAACTATCTTTGCGCCTTAAAATTAAAAAGGCATACAACCATACCATGATTACAGTTAACGATATTTCAGTGCAGTTTGGAGGTACAACATTGTTTAGTGATGTAACTTTCGCCATCAATGAAAATGATAAAATCGCTTTAATGGGGAAAAACGGAGCGGGAAAATCAACCTTGCTAAAAATTATTGCAGGGGAGAACAAACCGTCAACCGGTGCTATTTCAGCGCCTAAAGAAGCCGTTATTGCCTATTTGCCACAGCATTTACTAACAAAGGATGACGCTACGGTTTTTGAAGAAACATCGAAAGCTTTTGCTGAAATTTTTGCAATGAAATCGGAAATTGATGATCTGAATGAACAACTAACGGTTCGTACTGATTATGAAAGTGACGATTATATGAAGTTGATCGAAAGGGTTTCGGAATTAAGCGAAAAATTTTATTCGATCGAAGAAGTTAATTACGAAGCTGAAGTAGAAAAGGTATTAAAAGGATTGGGATTTGTACGTGAAGATTTTAACCGTCCGACATCTGAATTTAGCGGTGGATGGCGTATGCGTATCGAATTGGCTAAAATATTATTACAGAAACCGGACCTGATCTTACTGGATGAGCCAACAAACCACATGGATATTGAAAGTATTCAATGGTTGGAAGATTTCCTGATCAATTCTGCTAAAGCCGTTATGGTAATTTCCCACGACCGTGCTTTTGTTGACAATATTACGAATCGTACTATTGAAGTAACAATGGGCCGTATTTATGATTACAAAGCAAAATACTCTGATTATCTGGAGTTGCGTAAGGACAGAAGAGTACACCAACAGAAAGCATACGATGAGCAACAAAAGATGATTGCTGAAACGCAGGAGTTTATCGATCGTTTTAAAGGTACTTATTCTAAAACCCTACAAGTTCAGTCGCGTGTGAAAATGCTTGAAAAGTTGGAACTGGTTGAGGTGGATGAAGTGGATACATCGGCACTACGCCTGAAATTTCCGCCGTCACCGCGTTCAGGACAATATCCGGTTGTTGTAGAAGAGTTAACCAAGACATACGGAGATCATGTGGTATTTAAAAATGCCGGTATGGTAATCGAAAGAGGTGAAAAAGTAGCTTTTGTAGGAAAGAACGGAGAAGGAAAATCGACAATGATCAAGGCGATCATGAAAGAAATCGACTTTGAAGGGAAACTGGAAGTAGGGCATAATGTGAAAGTGGGCTATTTTGCACAAAATCAGGCGTCACTTTTAGATGAAAATCTAACGGTGTTCGAAACAATCGATCATATTGCTGTGGGCGATATCCGTACAAAAATTAAAGATTTATTAGGCGCTTTTATGTTTAGCGGTGATAATACAACTAAAAAAGTAAAGGTATTATCCGGTGGTGAAAAAACCCGTTTAGCAATGATCAAATTATTATTGGAACCGGTTAACGTGTTGATTCTGGATGAGCCGACAAATCACCTGGATATGAAAACCAAAGATATTATTAAGGATGCATTAAAAGATTTTGACGGTACTTTAATTTTGGTATCGCACGATCGTGACTTCCTTGACGGTTTGGCGACAAAAGTATTTGAGTTCGGAAACAAAAGAGTTCGCGAGCATTTCGAAGATATTAAAGGATTCCTGGAATTTAAGAAAATGGAAAACCTTCGGGAAATCGAAAAATAAAAAAAAGAGCGGTAATAATCATTACCGCTTTTTTTATACCTGACAGGTTTCACAAACCTGTCAGGTATAAAAACCTATCAGGTTTTTAAAACAGCTTTTCGTTTATAGTATAAGGCTACATAGGAAGCGATACCGCAAATTACCGTTATGATAAGCATATTGCGAACCGCGCTTATGGTTTGAGATAATTCCCCGTTTTCAATGATCAGAATCCGGAAAGCTTTTAGGAAATGGGTCAACGGAATTACATCTGCGACACACTGAACCCAAAACGGCATCTGACTTAACGGCCACGTAAAACCACTCAAAATAAAACTCGGTGTAGCGATTACCATTAAAACTTCAGTGGCTTTAAGTTGATTCGGAATCAAAATACTGACCAGAATTCCTATAAAACATACGGCGATCACAAAAACACCGGCAACCAAAGTTAGAGCCCACAGATTATCAAAAAACGGAATTCGGAACCATAGCGTAAATAACCAGTATAAAATCCAAAGTCCGAAACTCATAATCAGATAGGGAATAATTTTTACGGAAATCAGTTTTAGCAATGAAGGACATTTTTGAACCAATTCTTTAAAAGTTCCGTTTTCGTATTCAGAAGCAAACGATAGCGCCAGTCCCAATAATAAAACCTGCTGTAAAACCGTTGCCAGAACACCGGGCCATAAAAAATACATATAATTGGTGCTTCGGTTGTACTTTTTGATAAAAGTCGTACGAAAAGGCTCGTATTGGGTCATAACCAGATTTTCAGGAGTTCCCTGTTTTCGTAAGGTTTCAATTTGTACACCGGCTTTTAAAGTGCCCAGACAAACCTGTAAAGCGGTAGAGGCATAGTTCGCCGTTAAAACATTGGACGTATTCACAATCGTGACTATTTCGGGATATTTTTTAGTCAGAACCATCTTTTCAAACCCTTTTGGAATCAATACAATGCAAGTGGCTTCTTTATCAATAGCGATTTGCGATAAATTGTTTTGATCATATAAGGTTGCGGCTATATTCAGAACTTCATTATCCTGAAACATCTGAATGGCTTTGGCACTCATCTCGCTTCGGTCTTCATCCACAACAACAATCGGTAAATCGGTTACTTTTCCTTTACCGTATACATAACCTAACAAGATGCCATAAAGTAATGGCGCTCCTATAAACAGTAAACGTAGCACTTTGTTTTGCCAGAAGAAGCGAAATTCTCTTTTTAATAATGATCCGAAATTTTCCATAGGCTTATAAAGATAAAGTGACTGTCGTTTTGGTAATCAGCTCTTTGGCCGCATTATT contains:
- a CDS encoding ABC transporter permease, coding for MENFGSLLKREFRFFWQNKVLRLLFIGAPLLYGILLGYVYGKGKVTDLPIVVVDEDRSEMSAKAIQMFQDNEVLNIAATLYDQNNLSQIAIDKEATCIVLIPKGFEKMVLTKKYPEIVTIVNTSNVLTANYASTALQVCLGTLKAGVQIETLRKQGTPENLVMTQYEPFRTTFIKKYNRSTNYMYFLWPGVLATVLQQVLLLGLALSFASEYENGTFKELVQKCPSLLKLISVKIIPYLIMSFGLWILYWLFTLWFRIPFFDNLWALTLVAGVFVIAVCFIGILVSILIPNQLKATEVLMVIATPSFILSGFTWPLSQMPFWVQCVADVIPLTHFLKAFRILIIENGELSQTISAVRNMLIITVICGIASYVALYYKRKAVLKT
- a CDS encoding ABC-F family ATP-binding cassette domain-containing protein, translated to MITVNDISVQFGGTTLFSDVTFAINENDKIALMGKNGAGKSTLLKIIAGENKPSTGAISAPKEAVIAYLPQHLLTKDDATVFEETSKAFAEIFAMKSEIDDLNEQLTVRTDYESDDYMKLIERVSELSEKFYSIEEVNYEAEVEKVLKGLGFVREDFNRPTSEFSGGWRMRIELAKILLQKPDLILLDEPTNHMDIESIQWLEDFLINSAKAVMVISHDRAFVDNITNRTIEVTMGRIYDYKAKYSDYLELRKDRRVHQQKAYDEQQKMIAETQEFIDRFKGTYSKTLQVQSRVKMLEKLELVEVDEVDTSALRLKFPPSPRSGQYPVVVEELTKTYGDHVVFKNAGMVIERGEKVAFVGKNGEGKSTMIKAIMKEIDFEGKLEVGHNVKVGYFAQNQASLLDENLTVFETIDHIAVGDIRTKIKDLLGAFMFSGDNTTKKVKVLSGGEKTRLAMIKLLLEPVNVLILDEPTNHLDMKTKDIIKDALKDFDGTLILVSHDRDFLDGLATKVFEFGNKRVREHFEDIKGFLEFKKMENLREIEK
- a CDS encoding DEAD/DEAH box helicase, with product MKLKKIDEKLALALEENGITEPNEIQKDCFGTLKSGADAVVIMADSGGKSTTIVYTVIQKLEKAEGESTRAVVIVKDKEEVLEMVELFKKFGHYHNLRVFGVHDKGDIDYDKNQISLGMDILVGTPNKINAMFSSAGFNMNTVKLFIVDDADELFRARMDAIVLRLSTSIEKTQRVFFAHALTERVEAMADKIMIEPVLFGLEEYDEEAEDENLYI